One stretch of Paramormyrops kingsleyae isolate MSU_618 chromosome 4, PKINGS_0.4, whole genome shotgun sequence DNA includes these proteins:
- the LOC111839918 gene encoding uncharacterized protein isoform X1, with amino-acid sequence MAETIYNFKPYPHEKELAMAAKALITAHPCLRMTAGEDGELGWKRHIGYKFASYRNNLAKAGVAEVAINTGRRSRNNPDNDHPHENIKKARKAEINYIINLPKDQTPATLETMREEIIHEVEKTERNQLVIGKLMNISYALRRQEIVGAVVAPQVKDVMVRWPALLMESQVFAEFHRINNVNLRSQFYKELDRHMPKLITLFRDKATKTGKIAEELAKLMRIYDPQEQRDVNMRRALVLRALPVYLREDASKFFRTCNSADGPDLTDTPLALLTVITGDTTDASLFSPESICIVVEDEVLVSGPTNLADSFLLLFGYIYALDLQYPKNLELHIYPKSCGVS; translated from the exons atggcagaaacgATCTACAATTTTAAACCATACCCACATGAAAAGGAATTGGCAATGGCTGCTAAAGCTTTGATTACAGCTCATCCATGTCTCAGAATGACAGCTGGTGAAGACGGGGAGTTGGGATGGAAACGTCACATAGGGTACAAGTTTGCGTCTTACCGTAACAATCTGGCCAAAGCTGGGGTTGCAGAAGTAGCCATCAACACAGGGAGGCGGAGCCGAAACAACCCCGACAATGATCACCCCCATGAAAATATAAAGAAAGCTCGAAAAGCTGAGATCAACTACATCATCAACCTACCGAAGGATCAAACCCCAGCCACTCTGGAAACAATGAGAGAAGAAATCATACATGAAGTCGAAAAGACTGAGAGAAACCAATTAGTCATAGGCAAGCTCATGAACATATCCTATGCTCTTCGTCGCCAAGAAATTGTTGGAGCTGTTGTAGCTCCACAGGTGAAAGATGTCATGGTCAGATGGCCAGCCCTACTTATGGAGTCacag GTGTTCGCAGAGTTCCACCGAATCAACAACGTTAACCTGCGCAGTCAATTCTACAAGGAGCTGGACAGACACATGCCTAAACTCATCACCTTGTTCAGAGACAAGGCCACCAAGACTGGCAAGATAGCGGAGGAGCTAGCCAAGCTCATGAGGATTTATGACCCTCAG GAACAACGTGATGTAAATATGAGACGGGCCCTCGTCCTTCGTGCACTTCCTGTGTACCTGCGTGAAGATGCCTCCAAGTTCTTCAGGACCTGTAAC TCAGCAGATGGTCCAGACCTCACTGACACTCCGTTGGCTCTCCTGACAGTCATCACGGGTGACACTACTGATGCATCCCTCTTCAGCCCTGAGAGCATCTGTATTGTCGTGGAGGATGAAGTGCTTGTGAGTGGTCCCACAAATCTGGCTGACTCATTTCTCCTGCTCTTTGGGTACATCTATGCACTAGACCTACAGTACCCAAAGAATCTTGAACTTCACATTTATCCAAAAAGTTGTGGTGTGTCTTGA
- the LOC111839918 gene encoding uncharacterized protein isoform X2, whose amino-acid sequence MAETIYNFKPYPHEKELAMAAKALITAHPCLRMTAGEDGELGWKRHIGYKFASYRNNLAKAGVAEVAINTGRRSRNNPDNDHPHENIKKARKAEINYIINLPKDQTPATLETMREEIIHEVEKTERNQLVIGKLMNISYALRRQEIVGAVVAPQVKDVMVRWPALLMESQVFAEFHRINNVNLRSQFYKELDRHMPKLITLFRDKATKTGKIAEELAKLMRIYDPQEQRDVNMRRALVLRALPVYLREDASKFFRTCNSSRVTLLMHPSSALRASVLSWRMKCL is encoded by the exons atggcagaaacgATCTACAATTTTAAACCATACCCACATGAAAAGGAATTGGCAATGGCTGCTAAAGCTTTGATTACAGCTCATCCATGTCTCAGAATGACAGCTGGTGAAGACGGGGAGTTGGGATGGAAACGTCACATAGGGTACAAGTTTGCGTCTTACCGTAACAATCTGGCCAAAGCTGGGGTTGCAGAAGTAGCCATCAACACAGGGAGGCGGAGCCGAAACAACCCCGACAATGATCACCCCCATGAAAATATAAAGAAAGCTCGAAAAGCTGAGATCAACTACATCATCAACCTACCGAAGGATCAAACCCCAGCCACTCTGGAAACAATGAGAGAAGAAATCATACATGAAGTCGAAAAGACTGAGAGAAACCAATTAGTCATAGGCAAGCTCATGAACATATCCTATGCTCTTCGTCGCCAAGAAATTGTTGGAGCTGTTGTAGCTCCACAGGTGAAAGATGTCATGGTCAGATGGCCAGCCCTACTTATGGAGTCacag GTGTTCGCAGAGTTCCACCGAATCAACAACGTTAACCTGCGCAGTCAATTCTACAAGGAGCTGGACAGACACATGCCTAAACTCATCACCTTGTTCAGAGACAAGGCCACCAAGACTGGCAAGATAGCGGAGGAGCTAGCCAAGCTCATGAGGATTTATGACCCTCAG GAACAACGTGATGTAAATATGAGACGGGCCCTCGTCCTTCGTGCACTTCCTGTGTACCTGCGTGAAGATGCCTCCAAGTTCTTCAGGACCTGTAAC TCATCACGGGTGACACTACTGATGCATCCCTCTTCAGCCCTGAGAGCATCTGTATTGTCGTGGAGGATGAAGTGCTTGTGA
- the lrrc34 gene encoding leucine-rich repeat-containing protein 34 isoform X2 — protein MVSLPQRYSAVCADLQLPTSPDVLRVLHERGRARSSGIRLPGGGGRLTDRDVLALSVTLRQDVTVAGLDLRYNRVTDEGAKHLADLLQHNVAIEHLNLMCNNIEAEGAELLAKSLHGNSTLRSLRMAGNKIASRGSMRFAAMLQDTQSLIGFTIALSTNKSIQAVDLSRPLLFSHQEEIMVHLARMLQVNQHLQELHLGQHGMTDSAVERLCEALRGNSVLRYLDLRCNRITRDGAKFLAEILRHNSTLEILDLSSNRIEDDGAGHLSKAIARHNRSLRALSVTSNSIASRGLLLLTEAMQLNPSLSHIYIWGNKLEEPVCAAVSSLLQSGRLLQEATDVSPYEVDGQRCLAEVFHGLRRHYYWTSNFDAHSDPVVNSALVLMGRDSMF, from the exons ATGGTGAGCCTTCCGCAGCGTTACTCCGCCGTCTGCGCTGATCTCCAGCTGCCCACCAGCCCGGACGTGCTGCGGGTTCTGCATGAGAGAGGACGGGCACG GAGCAGCGGGATCCGGCTGCCGGGCGGCGGCGGGCGGCTCACGGACCGCGACGTGCTCGCTTTGAGCGTCACCCTGCGCCAAGACGTGACTGTGGCAG GCCTGGACTTGCGGTACAACAGAGTCACAGATGAAGGAGCCAAGCACCTGGCAGACCTCCTGCAG CACAACGTAGCCATCGAGCATCTCAACCTCATGTGCAACAACATCGAGGCTGAAGGCGCAGAGCTGCTGGCAAAGTCTCTGCAT GGGAACAGCACTCTGCGGTCGCTGAGGATGGCAGGGAACAAGATAGCGAGCAGGGGATCGATGCGTTTCGCTGCCATGTTGCAG GATACACAGAGTCTTATCGGCTTCACCATTGCCCTGAGTACCAACAAGAGCATCCAGGCCGTGGACCTCAGCCGCCCGCTGTTGTTCAGCCACCAG GAGGAAATAATGGTGCACCTTGCACGCATGCTCCAAGTGAACCAGCACCTACAGGAGTTGCACCTGGGCCAGCATGGCATGACGGACTCGGCCGTGGAGAGGCTGTGCGAAGCTCTGAGGGGCAATTCAGTCCTCCGTTACCTGGACCTCCGCTG CAACCGCATCACACGTGATGGGGCAAAGTTCCTGGCAGAGATTCTGAGGCACAACAGCACATTGGAGATCCTTGACTTGTCCTCAAACCGGATAGAGGACGACGGAGCAGGGCACCTGAGCAAGGCCATCGCACGGCACAACCGCAGCCTGCGAGC ATTGTCAGTCACCAGCAACAGCATTGCTTCCCGGGGCCTGCTGCTCCTCACTGAGGCTATGCAGCTCAACCCCTCCCTGTCTCACATCTACATCTGGGGCAACAAGCTGGAGGAGCCCGTGTGCGCG GCTGTCTCTAGCCTCCTCCAGAGTGGTCGTTTGCTCCAGGAGGCCACAGACGTGTCCCCGTATGAGGTGGACGGCCAACGGTGCCTGGCGGAGGTTTTCCACGGCCTTCGGAGACATTATTACTGGACGTCCAACTTCGATGCACATAGCGACCCGGTTGTCAACTCCGCCCTTGTGCTGATGGGACGGGACTCGATGTTTTGA
- the lrrc34 gene encoding leucine-rich repeat-containing protein 34 isoform X1 — protein sequence MVSLPQRYSAVCADLQLPTSPDVLRVLHERGRARSSGIRLPGGGGRLTDRDVLALSVTLRQDVTVAGLDLRYNRVTDEGAKHLADLLQHNVAIEHLNLMCNNIEAEGAELLAKSLHGNSTLRSLRMAGNKIASRGSMRFAAMLQVNSTLQALDVSDCDLDTQSLIGFTIALSTNKSIQAVDLSRPLLFSHQEEIMVHLARMLQVNQHLQELHLGQHGMTDSAVERLCEALRGNSVLRYLDLRCNRITRDGAKFLAEILRHNSTLEILDLSSNRIEDDGAGHLSKAIARHNRSLRALSVTSNSIASRGLLLLTEAMQLNPSLSHIYIWGNKLEEPVCAAVSSLLQSGRLLQEATDVSPYEVDGQRCLAEVFHGLRRHYYWTSNFDAHSDPVVNSALVLMGRDSMF from the exons ATGGTGAGCCTTCCGCAGCGTTACTCCGCCGTCTGCGCTGATCTCCAGCTGCCCACCAGCCCGGACGTGCTGCGGGTTCTGCATGAGAGAGGACGGGCACG GAGCAGCGGGATCCGGCTGCCGGGCGGCGGCGGGCGGCTCACGGACCGCGACGTGCTCGCTTTGAGCGTCACCCTGCGCCAAGACGTGACTGTGGCAG GCCTGGACTTGCGGTACAACAGAGTCACAGATGAAGGAGCCAAGCACCTGGCAGACCTCCTGCAG CACAACGTAGCCATCGAGCATCTCAACCTCATGTGCAACAACATCGAGGCTGAAGGCGCAGAGCTGCTGGCAAAGTCTCTGCAT GGGAACAGCACTCTGCGGTCGCTGAGGATGGCAGGGAACAAGATAGCGAGCAGGGGATCGATGCGTTTCGCTGCCATGTTGCAGGTCAACTCAACGCTGCAGGCGCTGGACGTGTCAGACTGTGATCTG GATACACAGAGTCTTATCGGCTTCACCATTGCCCTGAGTACCAACAAGAGCATCCAGGCCGTGGACCTCAGCCGCCCGCTGTTGTTCAGCCACCAG GAGGAAATAATGGTGCACCTTGCACGCATGCTCCAAGTGAACCAGCACCTACAGGAGTTGCACCTGGGCCAGCATGGCATGACGGACTCGGCCGTGGAGAGGCTGTGCGAAGCTCTGAGGGGCAATTCAGTCCTCCGTTACCTGGACCTCCGCTG CAACCGCATCACACGTGATGGGGCAAAGTTCCTGGCAGAGATTCTGAGGCACAACAGCACATTGGAGATCCTTGACTTGTCCTCAAACCGGATAGAGGACGACGGAGCAGGGCACCTGAGCAAGGCCATCGCACGGCACAACCGCAGCCTGCGAGC ATTGTCAGTCACCAGCAACAGCATTGCTTCCCGGGGCCTGCTGCTCCTCACTGAGGCTATGCAGCTCAACCCCTCCCTGTCTCACATCTACATCTGGGGCAACAAGCTGGAGGAGCCCGTGTGCGCG GCTGTCTCTAGCCTCCTCCAGAGTGGTCGTTTGCTCCAGGAGGCCACAGACGTGTCCCCGTATGAGGTGGACGGCCAACGGTGCCTGGCGGAGGTTTTCCACGGCCTTCGGAGACATTATTACTGGACGTCCAACTTCGATGCACATAGCGACCCGGTTGTCAACTCCGCCCTTGTGCTGATGGGACGGGACTCGATGTTTTGA
- the mynn gene encoding myoneurin isoform X1, translating into MPSVPHGQHLLDQLRKQREADFLCDCMVAIGESRFRAHRNVLAAFSTYFSLHGTQEGAVNASLDPELVNEASFEKLLDYIYTGELHIDSGNVAEICRAAQFLEMTEVVSQCALLQEDVKPVRAVTLGTSKCGVKVTAEGDPSSPEIHDPLEPEDDLDSSFQRDPTSESPHPSLQASRPATRRGRKPKVRIDDSDVPTKSVRRTRAKAAQSLALGAFTDASNKDPDPSSGSLETQPESAAAITDDGNFPEQGSSPRKCAAKRGRKRGQRKSVVLKENRRDETSPEEDGGEGDAPPAVAGRQRARVKPVCSTCGKTFSETSSLRRHLRIHKGVKPYECQLCGRAFRQGNQLKTHVRTHTGEKPYECTLCGKSFAQKCQLVFHCRMHHGEEKPYKCEVCGLQFATSSNFKIHSRKHSGEKPYECNCCGKHFAQASTLTYHMRRHTGEKPYVCDTCGKAFAVSSSLITHARKHTVSVCPCPLTGETPYLCLVCGKTFMTSGELNKHFRSHTGARRADCEFCGNSYTDVKYLRKHIAKLHKDEVAQDSKQIPFPLNIPIDHQSLIARAPPEAADAPAETAAVLTEPVVPTETQLIFIQTLN; encoded by the exons ATGCCGTCCGTCCCTCACGGCCAGCACCTGCTGGATCAGCTGAGAAAGCAGCGCGAAGCCGACTTCCTATGCGACTGCATGGTGGCCATCGGGGAGTCGCGCTTCCGGGCGCACCGCAACGTGCTGGCGGCCTTCAGCACCTATTTCAGCCTGCACGGGACGCAAGAAGGGGCCGTCAACGCGTCCCTGGACCCAGAGCTGGTGAATGAGGCGTCGTTTGAGAAGCTCCTGGACTACATCTACACCGGAGAGCTTCACATTGACAG tGGAAATGTGGCTGAGATTTGTAGAGCTGCCCAGTTCCTGGAGATGACAGAGGTTGTGTCCCAGTGTGCACTGCTCCAGGAGGACGTTAAGCCAGTGCGAGCTGTAACCCTGGGGACAAGCAAGTGTGGTGTCAAGGTTACTGCTGAGGGTGACCCATCTAGCCCGGAAATCCACGATCCCCTGGAGCCTGAAGACGATTTGGACTCATCCTTTCAAAGGGACCCGACGTCTGAGAGCCCGCATCCCAGCCTGCAGGCTTCCCGCCCAGCCACCAGGCGGGGCAGGAAGCCCAAAGTCAGAATCGATGACAGTGACGTCCCTACAAAATCCGTTAGACGCACGAGGGCTAAGGCAGCCCAGAGTCTGGCCCTGGGGGCATTCACTGACGCCAGCAATAAGGACCCCGATCCCTCCAGCGGATCGCTGGAGACGCAACCGGAGTCCGCGGCCGCCATCACAGACGATGGCAACTTCCCAGAGCAGGGCTCATCTCCACGGAAATGCGCCGCAAAGAGGGGGAGGAAGAGGGGTCAGAGGAAGAGTGTGGTGCTGAAAGAGAATCGCAGGGATGAGACATCCCCTGAGGAGGATGGTGGCGAGGGGGATGCCCCCCCGGCGGTGGCGGGGCGACAGCGGGCCAGGGTGAAGCCTGTCTGCAGCACCTGCGGGAAGACGTTCTCAGAAACAAGCAGTCTGCGCAGACACCTGCGCATACACAAGGGCGTCAAGCCATATGAGTGCCAGCTGTGCGGCCGTGCATTCAGGCAGGGCAACCAGCTGAAGACGCACGTGCGGACCCATACAG GAGAGAAGCCGTATGAGTGCACATTGTGTGGCAAGAGCTTCGCCCAGAAGTGCCAGCTGGTCTTCCACTGCCGCATGCACCACGGCGAGGAGAAGCCCTACAAGTGTGAGGTGTGCGGGCTGCAGTTTGCCACCTCCAGCAACTTCAAGATACACAGCCG GAAACACAGCGGGGAAAAGCCGTATGAGTGCAACTGCTGCGGGAAGCACTTTGCACAGGCCAGCACGCTGACGTACCACATGCGGCGCCACACGGGCGAGAAACCCTACGTGTGTGACACCTGCGGAAAGGCCTTTGCCGTGTCCAGCTCACTGATCACGCACGCCAGGAAGCACACGG TGTCTGTTTGTCCATGCCCCCTGACAGGCGAGACTCCCTACCTCTGTCTTGTGTGTGGGAAGACCTTCATGACCTCTGGGGAACTCAACAAGCACTTCCGGTCCCACACGG GTGCCCGACGTGCCGACTGTGAGTTCTGCGGGAACTCCTACACAGACGTGAAGTACCTCCGCAAACACATCGCCAAGCTCCACAAAG ACGAGGTGGCCCAGGACTCCAAACAGATCCCCTTCCCTCTCAACATCCCGATAGATCACCAATCCCTAATCGCTCGGGCCCCCCCGGAAGCTGCGGACGCCCCAGCGGAGACGGCGGCAGTGCTGACGGAGCCTGTCGTCCCAACGGAGACACAGCTCATTTTCATCCAGACTCTCAACTGA
- the mynn gene encoding myoneurin isoform X2, giving the protein MPSVPHGQHLLDQLRKQREADFLCDCMVAIGESRFRAHRNVLAAFSTYFSLHGTQEGAVNASLDPELVNEASFEKLLDYIYTGELHIDSGNVAEICRAAQFLEMTEVVSQCALLQEDVKPVRAVTLGTSKCGVKVTAEGDPSSPEIHDPLEPEDDLDSSFQRDPTSESPHPSLQASRPATRRGRKPKVRIDDSDVPTKSVRRTRAKAAQSLALGAFTDASNKDPDPSSGSLETQPESAAAITDDGNFPEQGSSPRKCAAKRGRKRGQRKSVVLKENRRDETSPEEDGGEGDAPPAVAGRQRARVKPVCSTCGKTFSETSSLRRHLRIHKGVKPYECQLCGRAFRQGNQLKTHVRTHTGEKPYECTLCGKSFAQKCQLVFHCRMHHGEEKPYKCEVCGLQFATSSNFKIHSRKHSGEKPYECNCCGKHFAQASTLTYHMRRHTGEKPYVCDTCGKAFAVSSSLITHARKHTGETPYLCLVCGKTFMTSGELNKHFRSHTGARRADCEFCGNSYTDVKYLRKHIAKLHKDEVAQDSKQIPFPLNIPIDHQSLIARAPPEAADAPAETAAVLTEPVVPTETQLIFIQTLN; this is encoded by the exons ATGCCGTCCGTCCCTCACGGCCAGCACCTGCTGGATCAGCTGAGAAAGCAGCGCGAAGCCGACTTCCTATGCGACTGCATGGTGGCCATCGGGGAGTCGCGCTTCCGGGCGCACCGCAACGTGCTGGCGGCCTTCAGCACCTATTTCAGCCTGCACGGGACGCAAGAAGGGGCCGTCAACGCGTCCCTGGACCCAGAGCTGGTGAATGAGGCGTCGTTTGAGAAGCTCCTGGACTACATCTACACCGGAGAGCTTCACATTGACAG tGGAAATGTGGCTGAGATTTGTAGAGCTGCCCAGTTCCTGGAGATGACAGAGGTTGTGTCCCAGTGTGCACTGCTCCAGGAGGACGTTAAGCCAGTGCGAGCTGTAACCCTGGGGACAAGCAAGTGTGGTGTCAAGGTTACTGCTGAGGGTGACCCATCTAGCCCGGAAATCCACGATCCCCTGGAGCCTGAAGACGATTTGGACTCATCCTTTCAAAGGGACCCGACGTCTGAGAGCCCGCATCCCAGCCTGCAGGCTTCCCGCCCAGCCACCAGGCGGGGCAGGAAGCCCAAAGTCAGAATCGATGACAGTGACGTCCCTACAAAATCCGTTAGACGCACGAGGGCTAAGGCAGCCCAGAGTCTGGCCCTGGGGGCATTCACTGACGCCAGCAATAAGGACCCCGATCCCTCCAGCGGATCGCTGGAGACGCAACCGGAGTCCGCGGCCGCCATCACAGACGATGGCAACTTCCCAGAGCAGGGCTCATCTCCACGGAAATGCGCCGCAAAGAGGGGGAGGAAGAGGGGTCAGAGGAAGAGTGTGGTGCTGAAAGAGAATCGCAGGGATGAGACATCCCCTGAGGAGGATGGTGGCGAGGGGGATGCCCCCCCGGCGGTGGCGGGGCGACAGCGGGCCAGGGTGAAGCCTGTCTGCAGCACCTGCGGGAAGACGTTCTCAGAAACAAGCAGTCTGCGCAGACACCTGCGCATACACAAGGGCGTCAAGCCATATGAGTGCCAGCTGTGCGGCCGTGCATTCAGGCAGGGCAACCAGCTGAAGACGCACGTGCGGACCCATACAG GAGAGAAGCCGTATGAGTGCACATTGTGTGGCAAGAGCTTCGCCCAGAAGTGCCAGCTGGTCTTCCACTGCCGCATGCACCACGGCGAGGAGAAGCCCTACAAGTGTGAGGTGTGCGGGCTGCAGTTTGCCACCTCCAGCAACTTCAAGATACACAGCCG GAAACACAGCGGGGAAAAGCCGTATGAGTGCAACTGCTGCGGGAAGCACTTTGCACAGGCCAGCACGCTGACGTACCACATGCGGCGCCACACGGGCGAGAAACCCTACGTGTGTGACACCTGCGGAAAGGCCTTTGCCGTGTCCAGCTCACTGATCACGCACGCCAGGAAGCACACGG GCGAGACTCCCTACCTCTGTCTTGTGTGTGGGAAGACCTTCATGACCTCTGGGGAACTCAACAAGCACTTCCGGTCCCACACGG GTGCCCGACGTGCCGACTGTGAGTTCTGCGGGAACTCCTACACAGACGTGAAGTACCTCCGCAAACACATCGCCAAGCTCCACAAAG ACGAGGTGGCCCAGGACTCCAAACAGATCCCCTTCCCTCTCAACATCCCGATAGATCACCAATCCCTAATCGCTCGGGCCCCCCCGGAAGCTGCGGACGCCCCAGCGGAGACGGCGGCAGTGCTGACGGAGCCTGTCGTCCCAACGGAGACACAGCTCATTTTCATCCAGACTCTCAACTGA
- the LOC111839920 gene encoding C-C motif chemokine 20-like — MPSFRSYSAALLVLITLHLLLSWTESATSCCVGYSSRRLPCHKLKRYTIQPMTDTCDIEAVIFHTKRGRFICANPLQYWTIKRIKCLHERAKARKMRIFSRG, encoded by the exons ATGCCCTCCTTCAGGAGCTacagtgcagctctgctggtGCTCATTACGCTACACCTGCTCCTCTCCTGGACGGAGTCAG CCACAAGCTGCTGTGTTGGGTACTCCTCCAGGCGCCTTCCCTGCCACAAGCTGAAGCGCTACACCATCCAGCCCATGACGGACACCTGTGACATCGAGGCAGTCAT TTTCCATACGAAAAGGGGCAGGTTCATCTGCGCAAATCCCTTGCAGTACTGGACCATAAAGAGAATCAAGTGCCTTCA TGAAAGGGCAAAAGCCAGGAAAATGCGCATCTTCAGCCGAGGTTAA
- the LOC111839921 gene encoding C-C motif chemokine 20-like, with product MTCSRNYSAALLVLVTLHLLLSRTESASCCVGYSSRHVPCHKLKRYTIQRMTGTCDINAVIFHTRSGRFICANPSLELTVNILQCLKARKKS from the exons ATGACCTGCTCGAGGAACTacagtgcagctctgctggtGCTCGTTACTCTGCACCTGCTCCTCTCCCGGACTGAGTCAG CGAGCTGCTGTGTTGGGTACTCCTCCAGGCACGTTCCGTGTCACAAGCTGAAGCGCTACACCATCCAGCGTATGACGGGCACCTGCGACATTAACGCTGTCAT TTTCCACACCAGAAGTGGAAGATTCATCTGTGCAAACCCCTCCCTCGAATTGACTGTTAACATACTCCAGTGCCTCAA GGCACGGAAGAAGTCGTGA